Proteins encoded together in one Vibrio hippocampi window:
- a CDS encoding esterase/lipase family protein produces MNIIILHGLYMHGIVMRPLSQNIRELGYTTQIVTYNTLAINEEKLFASIDHALSRSSTNVLVGHSLGGIVIKHYLTSRKPCVQTISHVVTIGSPLQGASVVERVEKLGLGALLGNSGSFGLKAHQDIWQHPQKLGSIAGDIPVGVRPLLMMSRSESDGTVTVEETRIEGMTDHIVTQQTHTSLIYSRFVSQQIDHFIRYDGFKHGS; encoded by the coding sequence ATGAATATTATTATCCTCCATGGTTTGTATATGCATGGCATTGTTATGCGCCCATTAAGTCAGAATATACGAGAATTGGGCTACACCACCCAGATAGTGACCTATAACACCTTAGCGATTAATGAAGAAAAGCTTTTTGCTTCCATCGATCATGCCTTATCGCGCAGTAGCACCAATGTCCTAGTCGGGCATAGCTTAGGGGGCATTGTGATTAAGCACTATCTGACCTCACGAAAACCGTGTGTGCAGACTATTTCTCATGTCGTCACTATCGGGTCACCACTGCAAGGGGCTTCCGTGGTGGAGCGAGTCGAAAAATTAGGCTTGGGGGCGTTATTAGGTAACTCCGGTAGTTTTGGTCTTAAAGCGCATCAAGATATCTGGCAGCACCCACAAAAGCTGGGCAGTATTGCCGGTGATATCCCTGTAGGCGTTCGCCCATTGTTAATGATGAGTCGTTCAGAGTCAGATGGTACTGTGACGGTCGAAGAAACTCGAATTGAAGGTATGACAGACCATATCGTCACTCAACAGACCCACACCAGTTTGATCTACAGCCGATTTGTCAGTCAGCAGATTGACCACTTTATTCGATATGATGGTTTTAAACATGGCTCGTGA
- the acs gene encoding acetate--CoA ligase — MSDVHVYPVKENIKAHTHADNDTYLSMYQQSVTDPETFWSEHGKIVDWIKPFTQVKQTSFDTGHIDIKWFEDGTLNVSANCIDRHLASKGDDVAIIWEGDDPQDDLTLTYNQLHQQVCLFANALKANGVHKGDVVCLYMPMVPEAAIAMLACTRIGAVHTVVFGGFSPEALSGRIIDSDAKVVITADEGIRGGRAVPLKKNVDEALTNPETNAVAKVIVLQRTGADIDWHSHRDVWWHKATANVSDDCPPEEMNAEDPLFILYTSGSTGKPKGVLHTTGGYLVYAAMTFKYVFDYQPGETYWCTADVGWITGHSYLIYGPLANGAKTLLFEGVPNYPSTSRMSEVVDKHQVNILYTAPTAIRALMAKGDEATTGTTRTSLRVMGSVGEPINPEAWEWYYRAIGNEQSPIVDTWWQTETGGILITPLPGATELKPGSATRPFFGVQPALVDNMGHLVEGAAEGNLVILDSWPGQMRTVYGDHDRFEQTYFSTFRGMYFSGDGARRDEDGYYWITGRVDDVLNVSGHRMGTAEIESALVAFDKIAEAAIVGIPHDIKGQAIYAYITLNDGEFPSAELHKEVKEWVRKEIGPIATPDVLHWTDSLPKTRSGKIMRRILRKIATGDTANLGDTSTLADPSVVDKLIAEKAELA; from the coding sequence ATGAGTGACGTTCATGTTTATCCGGTTAAAGAAAATATCAAGGCTCATACCCATGCGGATAACGACACCTATCTTTCGATGTATCAGCAATCTGTCACCGACCCTGAAACCTTCTGGAGTGAACATGGCAAGATCGTAGATTGGATAAAGCCATTTACCCAAGTGAAGCAAACCTCATTCGATACCGGGCATATCGACATTAAATGGTTTGAAGACGGTACACTCAATGTTTCCGCAAACTGCATCGATCGCCACCTAGCCAGCAAAGGCGATGACGTTGCCATTATTTGGGAAGGGGATGACCCACAAGACGACTTGACCCTGACCTACAACCAACTGCATCAACAAGTCTGCCTCTTTGCCAACGCTCTCAAAGCCAACGGAGTACATAAAGGTGATGTGGTCTGTCTCTATATGCCAATGGTGCCTGAGGCAGCGATTGCGATGTTAGCTTGTACGCGGATTGGGGCGGTTCACACTGTGGTGTTTGGTGGGTTTTCTCCTGAAGCGCTCTCCGGACGTATTATCGACTCAGACGCAAAAGTGGTGATCACCGCTGATGAAGGGATCCGTGGTGGTCGTGCTGTCCCCTTGAAGAAAAATGTCGATGAAGCGCTAACCAACCCAGAAACGAATGCGGTTGCAAAAGTGATTGTACTGCAGCGCACGGGGGCAGACATTGATTGGCATTCCCATCGAGATGTCTGGTGGCATAAGGCAACCGCGAATGTTTCTGACGATTGCCCTCCTGAAGAGATGAACGCCGAAGACCCACTGTTTATCCTTTACACTTCCGGCTCGACCGGAAAACCCAAAGGCGTGCTGCATACAACGGGGGGTTATCTGGTCTATGCCGCGATGACTTTCAAATATGTGTTCGACTATCAACCCGGTGAAACCTATTGGTGTACTGCGGATGTAGGTTGGATTACTGGTCACTCTTATCTTATCTATGGTCCACTTGCTAATGGTGCCAAAACACTGTTATTTGAGGGTGTGCCTAATTACCCAAGCACCAGTCGCATGAGCGAAGTGGTCGATAAACATCAGGTCAATATTCTTTACACCGCGCCGACTGCGATTCGCGCACTGATGGCAAAAGGCGATGAAGCGACAACGGGAACAACAAGAACCAGTCTTCGCGTCATGGGTTCTGTTGGCGAACCGATTAACCCCGAGGCTTGGGAATGGTACTACCGCGCCATCGGTAACGAACAATCGCCGATTGTCGATACTTGGTGGCAAACCGAAACCGGCGGTATCTTGATTACTCCGTTACCCGGCGCAACCGAGTTAAAGCCGGGATCGGCAACGCGACCTTTCTTTGGTGTGCAACCGGCTCTGGTCGACAACATGGGTCATCTTGTTGAAGGTGCTGCGGAAGGCAACTTAGTGATCCTTGACTCATGGCCGGGACAGATGCGCACGGTCTACGGTGACCATGACCGCTTTGAGCAAACCTATTTTTCCACCTTTAGGGGCATGTACTTCAGCGGTGATGGAGCAAGACGAGATGAAGACGGCTACTACTGGATAACAGGTCGTGTGGATGATGTGCTCAATGTGTCTGGCCATAGAATGGGGACAGCGGAAATTGAATCAGCGTTAGTCGCCTTTGATAAAATCGCCGAGGCCGCCATTGTGGGTATTCCTCATGACATCAAAGGGCAAGCTATCTACGCCTACATCACTCTCAACGATGGGGAATTCCCGTCGGCAGAATTACACAAAGAAGTCAAAGAGTGGGTGCGCAAAGAGATAGGTCCCATCGCCACCCCCGATGTTCTACATTGGACCGATTCATTGCCGAAAACTCGCTCTGGCAAAATCATGCGTCGTATTCTGCGTAAAATTGCCACTGGTGATACCGCTAACTTGGGGGATACTTCCACATTGGCGGACCCAAGTGTGGTCGATAAACTTATCGCAGAAAAAGCCGAACTCGCTTAA
- the fis gene encoding DNA-binding transcriptional regulator Fis, with translation MFEQNLTSEPLTVTTVTSQDQITQKPLRDSVKASLKNYLAQLNGQDVSELYELVLAEVEQPLLDTIMQYTRGNQTRAATMMGINRGTLRKKLKKYGMN, from the coding sequence ATGTTCGAACAAAATTTGACTTCAGAACCATTGACAGTTACTACAGTAACATCTCAAGACCAAATCACTCAGAAGCCACTACGCGACTCTGTAAAAGCGTCTCTAAAGAACTACCTGGCACAATTAAATGGTCAAGACGTCTCTGAATTGTATGAACTAGTACTAGCGGAAGTTGAACAGCCGCTACTAGACACCATCATGCAGTACACTCGCGGCAACCAAACTCGCGCTGCGACTATGATGGGTATCAACCGCGGTACTCTTCGCAAGAAGCTAAAAAAATATGGCATGAACTGA
- the dusB gene encoding tRNA dihydrouridine synthase DusB — MRIGQYQLNNNLIVAPMAGVTDRPFRELCLRYGAGMAVSEMMSSNPKLWKTAKSQQRMVHEGESGIRSVQIAGADPQLMAEAAQFSVENGAQIIDINMGCPAKKVNKKLAGSALLQYPKIIEDILKAVVNAVDVPVTLKTRTGWDTDNKNCVQIAKLAEDCGIQALALHGRTKACMYKGLAEYDSIKAVKQAISIPVIANGDIDNPEKAKYVLDYTGADALMIGRPAQGRPWIFEEIQHYLENGTLMPQRPLEDVKAILLGHVQALHQFYGEYLGPRIARKHVGWYLKEHEQASEFRRAFNGIEAANQQLDALQGYFENVAS, encoded by the coding sequence TTGAGAATCGGACAATACCAACTTAACAACAACCTTATCGTTGCTCCTATGGCTGGTGTAACCGATAGACCGTTCCGTGAGTTGTGCCTTCGTTACGGTGCGGGTATGGCCGTCAGTGAAATGATGTCCTCTAACCCAAAACTGTGGAAAACAGCAAAATCACAGCAACGCATGGTTCATGAGGGCGAGTCAGGTATTCGCTCTGTGCAGATTGCAGGCGCCGACCCTCAGCTTATGGCCGAGGCGGCACAATTCAGCGTTGAAAACGGTGCGCAAATCATCGATATCAATATGGGTTGTCCTGCAAAAAAAGTGAACAAAAAGCTGGCGGGCTCTGCGCTACTGCAATATCCAAAGATTATCGAAGATATTCTGAAAGCCGTAGTCAACGCAGTCGATGTCCCTGTGACACTGAAAACCCGCACTGGCTGGGATACAGACAATAAAAACTGTGTCCAAATAGCAAAACTTGCCGAAGACTGTGGCATTCAAGCGTTAGCGCTCCATGGACGCACTAAAGCCTGTATGTATAAAGGTCTGGCAGAATACGACAGCATTAAAGCGGTCAAACAGGCTATTTCGATTCCCGTTATCGCCAACGGCGATATTGATAATCCAGAAAAAGCCAAATACGTACTGGATTACACTGGTGCTGACGCTTTAATGATTGGACGTCCGGCCCAAGGACGGCCATGGATTTTCGAGGAAATCCAACACTACTTGGAAAACGGTACACTGATGCCTCAGCGCCCTCTTGAGGACGTGAAGGCAATTTTGCTCGGTCATGTTCAGGCACTACATCAGTTCTATGGTGAGTACCTAGGCCCACGCATCGCTCGTAAGCATGTTGGTTGGTATTTAAAAGAACATGAGCAAGCCAGTGAGTTCCGCCGTGCCTTTAATGGCATCGAAGCTGCTAATCAGCAGTTAGACGCACTTCAAGGCTATTTTGAAAACGTTGCATCATAA
- the accB gene encoding acetyl-CoA carboxylase biotin carboxyl carrier protein, whose translation MDIRKIKKLIELVEESGIAELEISEGEESVRISRSTPAHLAPAPIQYAAAPAPAVAPAAPVAAAPVAEEAAPAAPTGHQVLSPMVGTFYRAPSPDSKSFIEVGQSVNAGDTLCIVEAMKMMNQIESDKSGVVTAILVEDGQPVEFDQPLVIIE comes from the coding sequence ATGGATATTCGCAAAATAAAAAAACTGATTGAACTGGTTGAAGAATCTGGCATTGCTGAGCTAGAGATCTCTGAAGGTGAAGAGTCGGTACGTATCAGCCGCAGCACACCTGCGCACCTAGCGCCTGCTCCAATTCAATATGCTGCAGCACCGGCTCCAGCGGTCGCGCCAGCAGCTCCAGTTGCCGCCGCACCTGTGGCTGAAGAAGCGGCTCCAGCAGCACCGACAGGTCACCAAGTTCTGTCTCCAATGGTCGGTACTTTCTACCGTGCTCCAAGTCCAGATTCGAAATCTTTCATCGAAGTCGGTCAATCTGTTAATGCTGGCGACACACTGTGTATCGTAGAAGCAATGAAGATGATGAACCAAATCGAATCAGACAAATCTGGTGTTGTAACTGCAATTCTTGTTGAAGATGGCCAACCTGTTGAGTTCGATCAGCCGCTTGTCATCATCGAATAA
- the accC gene encoding acetyl-CoA carboxylase biotin carboxylase subunit: MLDKVVIANRGEIALRILRACKELGIKTVAVHSTADRDLKHVLLADESICIGPARGIDSYLNIPRIISAAEVTGAVAIHPGYGFLSENADFAEQVERSGFIFIGPKADTIRMMGDKVSAITAMKKAGVPCVPGSDGPLDNDDAKNKAHAKRIGYPVIIKASGGGGGRGMRVVRAEADLVEAIAMTRAEAKAAFNNDIVYMEKFLENPRHVEVQIIADGQGGAIHLGERDCSMQRRHQKVVEEAPAPGITEEMRKYIGERCTRACLEIGYRGAGTFEFLYENGEFYFIEMNTRIQVEHPVTEMVTGVDLIKEQLRVAAGQPLSFTQDDIKLRGHAIECRINAEDPERFLPCPGTITRFHSPGGMGVRWESHIYTGYTVPPHYDSMVGKLITYGENRDVAIARMKNALGEMIIEGIKTNIPLQEAIMNDENFQHGGANIHYLEKKLGLS; the protein is encoded by the coding sequence ATGTTAGATAAAGTTGTTATCGCTAACCGAGGGGAAATCGCCCTTCGTATCTTGCGAGCTTGTAAAGAGCTTGGCATTAAAACGGTTGCTGTTCACTCAACGGCTGACCGAGATCTCAAACACGTACTTTTAGCTGATGAGTCTATCTGTATTGGTCCTGCTCGCGGTATCGACAGTTACCTAAATATCCCGCGCATCATTTCTGCGGCTGAAGTAACAGGCGCAGTAGCTATTCACCCGGGCTATGGCTTTCTTTCTGAGAACGCCGACTTTGCCGAGCAGGTAGAACGCTCTGGTTTTATCTTTATTGGTCCTAAAGCGGATACCATTCGCATGATGGGTGATAAAGTCTCTGCTATCACTGCAATGAAAAAAGCAGGCGTGCCTTGTGTACCGGGTTCAGACGGTCCACTAGACAATGACGATGCAAAAAACAAAGCCCACGCTAAGCGCATTGGTTACCCAGTGATCATTAAAGCTTCTGGCGGCGGTGGCGGTCGCGGTATGCGTGTGGTTCGTGCTGAAGCTGATCTGGTTGAAGCTATCGCAATGACACGCGCAGAAGCTAAAGCAGCGTTCAACAACGACATCGTTTACATGGAAAAATTCCTAGAAAACCCACGTCACGTTGAAGTGCAGATCATTGCCGATGGACAAGGTGGTGCGATTCACTTAGGTGAACGTGACTGCTCAATGCAGCGTCGTCACCAGAAAGTTGTCGAAGAAGCACCAGCGCCGGGTATTACTGAAGAAATGCGCAAGTACATTGGTGAACGCTGTACTCGCGCCTGTCTTGAGATCGGCTACCGTGGCGCAGGGACATTCGAATTCCTATATGAAAATGGTGAATTCTACTTTATTGAAATGAATACGCGTATTCAGGTAGAACACCCTGTGACGGAAATGGTAACTGGTGTCGACCTGATCAAAGAGCAGCTTCGTGTTGCCGCGGGTCAGCCTCTCTCCTTTACTCAAGACGATATTAAGCTGCGTGGTCACGCGATTGAGTGTCGTATTAACGCCGAAGATCCGGAGCGCTTCTTACCCTGTCCGGGGACGATCACTCGCTTCCATTCTCCTGGTGGAATGGGTGTGCGCTGGGAGTCTCATATCTACACAGGCTATACCGTACCTCCTCATTACGACTCAATGGTCGGCAAGTTGATCACTTACGGTGAAAACCGTGATGTTGCCATTGCACGCATGAAGAATGCGTTAGGTGAAATGATCATCGAAGGGATTAAAACCAATATCCCATTGCAAGAAGCCATTATGAACGATGAAAACTTCCAGCATGGTGGGGCTAACATCCACTATCTTGAGAAGAAGCTTGGACTCAGCTAA
- the aroQ gene encoding type II 3-dehydroquinate dehydratase, with amino-acid sequence MTAKSRILVLNGPNLNLLGVREPGHYGAETLTQIIDNLTALAAKADVELTHLQSNREYELIEAIHAAMGNTDFIIINPAAFTHTSVALRDALLGVAIPFIEVHLSNVHARETFRHHSYLSDVAKGVICGLGSQGYEFALQAAIKTLKQN; translated from the coding sequence ATGACAGCAAAGTCTCGAATTCTGGTTCTAAATGGCCCAAATCTCAACTTATTAGGCGTTAGGGAACCTGGGCACTACGGTGCTGAAACACTTACGCAAATTATTGATAACTTGACGGCGCTTGCTGCAAAGGCAGACGTTGAGTTAACCCATCTTCAATCAAATCGTGAATATGAGTTAATCGAAGCGATTCATGCAGCAATGGGCAATACCGATTTTATCATTATAAACCCTGCCGCATTTACCCATACCAGTGTCGCTTTGCGTGATGCACTGCTTGGGGTTGCTATCCCATTTATTGAAGTTCACTTATCCAACGTTCATGCCCGAGAAACATTCCGTCACCATTCTTATTTGTCGGATGTGGCGAAAGGCGTGATCTGTGGGCTTGGCTCACAAGGCTATGAATTTGCGCTACAAGCGGCGATTAAGACGCTAAAGCAAAATTAA
- the zntR gene encoding Zn(2+)-responsive transcriptional regulator — protein sequence MFQIGELAKRCEISTDTLRFYEKNQLLSPAGRSESGYRLYNEESQHRVGFILKAKQIGLSLDEIKELLGIKLEATEHSCAEVKAITSTKLQEIDSKIAELTRIRAALKKINDACCGHQHSASHCSILAALEQE from the coding sequence ATGTTTCAGATAGGTGAGCTAGCAAAACGCTGTGAAATTTCTACTGATACCCTACGTTTTTACGAGAAAAACCAGCTACTGTCGCCTGCAGGTCGCAGTGAGTCGGGATACCGACTTTATAATGAAGAGAGTCAGCATAGAGTTGGATTTATTCTCAAAGCCAAGCAGATCGGTTTGAGCTTGGATGAAATTAAAGAGCTATTAGGCATCAAGCTGGAAGCGACCGAACACAGTTGTGCAGAAGTTAAAGCGATTACTTCCACTAAGTTGCAAGAGATCGATAGCAAAATTGCAGAGTTAACTCGTATACGTGCCGCGTTAAAGAAAATTAATGATGCTTGCTGTGGTCATCAACACTCAGCGAGTCACTGTTCTATTCTAGCCGCACTGGAGCAAGAGTAG
- a CDS encoding 3'-5' exonuclease, with translation MNRIAALYWRHKLKKSPYRCLFETPSGNEFVSLDCETTSLDPNVADVISIAATKIIDNRIITSQPFDIRLRAPESLDQHSIKVHHITHQELANGASEQQAILALLEFIGNRPLVGYHIRYDKKILDRICKKHVGFPLPNRLIEVSQIYHDQLLKQLPNGYFDLSLESICRHLQIPSYNKHDALEDSKTAALIFVKLTRSTLPPFQH, from the coding sequence ATGAATCGTATCGCAGCCTTATATTGGCGACATAAACTCAAGAAAAGCCCCTATCGTTGTCTATTTGAAACGCCCTCTGGCAATGAGTTTGTTTCTCTTGATTGTGAAACGACGAGCTTAGACCCAAACGTTGCCGATGTTATATCAATTGCTGCCACCAAAATTATCGACAACCGCATCATCACCAGTCAGCCTTTTGATATTCGCTTACGCGCCCCAGAGTCACTCGATCAACACTCGATAAAAGTCCACCATATTACCCATCAAGAACTCGCCAATGGTGCCTCTGAACAACAAGCCATCTTGGCTCTGCTAGAGTTTATCGGCAATCGCCCCTTAGTCGGGTATCACATTCGCTATGACAAAAAAATTCTCGACCGGATCTGTAAAAAGCACGTTGGCTTCCCATTGCCTAATCGACTTATCGAAGTCAGTCAGATATATCACGACCAGCTGCTAAAACAGTTACCGAATGGCTACTTCGATCTGAGCTTAGAGTCTATCTGCCGCCATCTGCAAATTCCAAGCTACAATAAACACGATGCACTGGAAGACTCAAAAACCGCTGCGCTTATTTTTGTCAAATTAACCCGCAGTACCTTGCCACCATTTCAACACTAA
- a CDS encoding DUF294 nucleotidyltransferase-like domain-containing protein: MPDKFNMSSPPFDRLSVAGQKELRASLDVAYYRENELILRAGHCSQQLFVIIKGSVEERDSQGQEIYAHYTFDDMFDVRALLDGTTKHNYVALEDTLTYLIPKEVFTRLYQQNGQFAAYFNTSLAYRQQLLDQSKKQQYLTEFVLTKVSKEIYHPPLILSAQMSIVAATQELVDFGIDAALVELSHDDPRRQHAANPLPYGIITRTNLLHSLVFEQLDREQSIGRIATYPVHKVEHGDFLFNAMVAMTKQKVKRLMVSQGNQAVGMLDMTQILSAFSTHSHVITLSIARASSVDELALVSVQQRKLVSQLINNGVRTRFMMELTSAINDQIIEKAFELVLPPAMQGHCCLMVMGSEGRCEQILKTDQDNALIIREGLEWPNQDATLKSLTHTLARLGYPLCPGEVMVSNVQWVKSLPQWQQHIDHLVSAANPNAVMELAILADARPVAGNSELFQPVKQHLTQTLVDKEQLLSEFTRPAINFALPLTLFGNVKSEKGGLDIKQGGIFPIIHGVRALSLEYGISATNTFERIEALVSANVLETSTADNLSEALKQLLKLRLHQQLSSQETTNTISLQQLDRPERDLLRHSLHIVKKFKQWLGYHYQIRH, from the coding sequence ATGCCCGATAAGTTTAATATGTCATCTCCACCCTTTGATCGGCTGTCTGTAGCGGGACAGAAAGAGCTGCGCGCCAGCTTAGATGTCGCCTATTACCGTGAAAATGAGCTTATCCTGCGTGCCGGGCATTGCAGCCAGCAACTGTTTGTTATTATCAAAGGCTCGGTCGAGGAGCGTGACAGCCAAGGGCAAGAGATTTACGCTCACTACACCTTTGATGATATGTTCGACGTTCGGGCGCTACTCGATGGCACTACCAAGCACAATTACGTCGCCCTTGAAGATACGCTCACTTACCTGATTCCCAAAGAGGTGTTTACTCGTCTCTATCAACAAAACGGTCAATTTGCCGCCTATTTCAATACCAGTCTGGCTTACCGACAACAGTTGCTAGACCAATCGAAAAAACAGCAGTACTTAACCGAATTTGTGCTCACCAAGGTCAGCAAAGAGATCTACCACCCGCCACTGATTCTCTCAGCACAAATGAGCATAGTTGCAGCGACTCAGGAATTGGTCGATTTTGGTATCGATGCCGCCCTTGTCGAGTTGTCGCACGATGACCCCAGACGGCAACACGCTGCCAACCCGCTGCCTTATGGCATCATTACTCGTACTAACCTGCTACATAGCCTCGTGTTCGAACAGCTCGACCGAGAGCAAAGTATCGGGCGCATCGCCACTTACCCAGTGCATAAGGTAGAACACGGCGATTTCTTATTTAATGCCATGGTGGCAATGACCAAACAAAAAGTGAAACGCTTGATGGTCAGCCAAGGGAATCAAGCGGTAGGCATGTTGGATATGACTCAGATCCTCAGTGCCTTTTCGACCCATTCTCATGTCATTACCCTGAGTATCGCGCGCGCTTCAAGTGTCGATGAATTGGCACTGGTTTCGGTTCAGCAAAGAAAGCTGGTGAGCCAACTGATCAATAACGGTGTCCGTACCCGATTTATGATGGAGTTAACGTCCGCTATCAACGATCAAATCATAGAGAAAGCCTTTGAACTGGTGCTGCCTCCCGCAATGCAAGGTCATTGCTGCTTAATGGTGATGGGCTCCGAAGGTCGATGTGAACAGATACTGAAAACGGATCAAGACAACGCGTTAATCATCAGAGAGGGCTTGGAATGGCCAAACCAAGACGCCACGCTCAAATCACTCACACACACCTTGGCGCGCTTGGGCTACCCACTCTGTCCCGGTGAAGTGATGGTTTCCAATGTTCAGTGGGTAAAAAGTTTACCTCAATGGCAGCAGCATATTGACCATCTGGTTTCCGCTGCCAATCCAAACGCGGTCATGGAGTTAGCCATTCTCGCCGACGCTCGACCGGTCGCCGGCAATAGCGAACTTTTTCAGCCCGTTAAACAGCATTTAACCCAGACTTTAGTCGATAAAGAGCAGCTGTTGTCTGAGTTCACCCGCCCTGCCATTAACTTTGCTTTGCCTCTTACGCTGTTTGGTAACGTCAAGTCGGAAAAAGGCGGATTAGATATCAAACAAGGAGGGATCTTCCCAATCATTCATGGGGTTCGCGCCCTCAGTCTTGAATATGGAATTAGTGCCACCAATACCTTCGAACGAATTGAAGCCTTAGTCAGCGCTAATGTGTTAGAAACCTCCACCGCTGACAACTTGTCTGAGGCATTGAAACAGCTACTAAAATTGCGCTTGCATCAACAACTCAGCAGCCAAGAAACCACCAACACCATTAGCTTGCAGCAGCTCGATAGACCGGAACGAGATCTGCTGAGACACAGTTTGCACATCGTAAAGAAATTCAAGCAGTGGCTTGGCTATCACTACCAAATTCGTCATTGA
- the prmA gene encoding 50S ribosomal protein L11 methyltransferase — MPWIQIKLNATNENAEQIGDMLMEQTGALSATFLDAKDTPVFEPLPGETRLWGDTDIVALYDAEADTKWVLEQITASKLLAEGFAYKVEQLEDKDWEREWMENFHPMQFGQRLWVCPSWRDVPDPQAVNVMLDPGLAFGTGTHPTTALCLEWLDSLDLAGKTVIDFGCGSGILAIAAIKLGAEKVIGIDIDPQALIASKDNAQRNGVADQLTLFLPQDQPEGLVADVVVANILAGPLRDLAGVIKGLVKPGGQLAMSGVLDTQAEDVANHYRDDMTIDPIVELNEWCRISGRK, encoded by the coding sequence ATGCCTTGGATTCAAATCAAACTGAACGCTACCAACGAAAACGCTGAACAAATCGGCGATATGCTTATGGAGCAAACAGGGGCGCTATCAGCGACTTTCCTTGATGCTAAAGACACTCCGGTTTTTGAACCGCTACCCGGTGAAACGCGCCTTTGGGGTGATACGGATATTGTTGCGCTATATGATGCAGAAGCCGACACCAAATGGGTTCTAGAACAAATTACCGCAAGCAAGTTACTCGCTGAAGGTTTTGCTTACAAAGTTGAGCAACTCGAAGATAAAGATTGGGAAAGAGAATGGATGGAAAACTTCCACCCAATGCAGTTTGGTCAACGCCTATGGGTGTGCCCAAGTTGGCGTGATGTTCCCGATCCACAAGCGGTAAACGTGATGCTGGATCCCGGTCTTGCTTTCGGTACTGGTACTCACCCAACAACCGCTCTCTGCCTTGAGTGGTTAGATTCATTGGATCTTGCAGGCAAAACCGTGATCGATTTTGGTTGTGGTTCAGGTATTTTAGCCATTGCAGCCATCAAACTTGGCGCTGAGAAAGTCATCGGCATTGATATCGACCCTCAAGCCCTGATTGCCTCTAAAGACAATGCACAACGCAATGGTGTTGCCGATCAATTAACGCTATTCCTTCCTCAAGACCAGCCGGAAGGTTTAGTCGCCGATGTTGTTGTTGCCAATATTCTCGCCGGACCTTTGAGAGATCTTGCTGGCGTGATTAAAGGACTCGTGAAGCCTGGCGGGCAACTGGCTATGTCGGGTGTACTCGATACCCAAGCCGAAGACGTTGCCAACCACTACCGTGATGACATGACTATTGATCCCATTGTTGAGCTTAATGAGTGGTGTCGCATTTCTGGACGTAAGTAA